In Spirochaeta thermophila DSM 6578, the following proteins share a genomic window:
- a CDS encoding CYTH domain-containing protein yields the protein MGREIEMKARVEDPVLLRGRLEAAYGEGEAFEKEDEYYTGPPVEGVRPRHVRLRREGDRWTCAFKVKRIEVGVERNEEVEFGVEDAAALRSLLDYLGCSFLVRKVKRGWRFHGEGVVVELCEVGRLGWFLEVEAVGAGDEEEAVGRVRGEVARWGLLDAVEARTYLQLLCGRSEVEG from the coding sequence GTGGGGCGAGAAATAGAGATGAAGGCGCGGGTGGAGGATCCCGTGCTGCTGAGGGGGCGGCTGGAGGCTGCCTACGGTGAGGGCGAGGCCTTCGAGAAGGAGGATGAGTACTACACGGGTCCTCCTGTGGAGGGGGTGCGGCCTCGTCATGTACGCCTGCGAAGGGAGGGAGATCGGTGGACGTGCGCCTTCAAGGTGAAGCGGATAGAGGTCGGGGTGGAGCGGAACGAGGAGGTGGAGTTCGGGGTGGAGGATGCGGCGGCCTTGAGGTCCCTCCTCGATTACCTGGGGTGTTCGTTCCTGGTACGGAAGGTGAAGCGGGGATGGCGGTTCCACGGGGAGGGGGTGGTGGTGGAGCTGTGTGAGGTGGGGAGACTCGGATGGTTCCTGGAGGTGGAGGCGGTGGGTGCGGGGGACGAGGAGGAGGCGGTAGGGCGGGTGCGGGGTGAGGTTGCGCGGTGGGGGCTCCTGGATGCGG
- the purU gene encoding formyltetrahydrofolate deformylase, whose protein sequence is MKQHPPSAILLFSCPDTKGIVAEVSHFIFTYGGNILQSHQHNDPETNTFFMRVEWDISDFALPREKIPQAFEPIAIKYRMDWRIEFSDKRTRMAIFVSKQDHCLYDVLLRHKEGEIDADIVMILSNHETTRPIAEYFGVPFYYFPVNRETKEEMEEKEIALLKEHGVDLVVLARYMQILSPRFVGEFRNRIINIHHSFLPAFAGAKPYHQAYERGVKIIGATSHYVTEDLDEGPIIEQDVVRVSHRDTVRDLMQKGKDVEKLVLSRALKLHIDHRILVFRNRTVIFD, encoded by the coding sequence ATGAAACAACATCCACCGAGCGCAATACTCCTCTTTTCCTGTCCCGACACCAAGGGGATCGTCGCAGAGGTGTCGCACTTCATCTTCACCTACGGGGGGAACATCCTCCAGTCCCACCAGCACAACGACCCCGAGACCAATACCTTTTTCATGAGGGTGGAGTGGGACATCTCGGACTTCGCCCTTCCACGCGAGAAGATCCCCCAGGCCTTCGAGCCGATCGCCATCAAGTACCGGATGGACTGGCGGATCGAGTTCTCTGATAAGCGGACCCGGATGGCGATCTTCGTCTCGAAGCAGGATCACTGCCTCTACGACGTGCTCTTGCGGCACAAGGAGGGCGAGATCGATGCGGATATCGTGATGATCCTGAGCAACCACGAGACCACGCGGCCGATCGCCGAGTACTTCGGGGTTCCCTTCTATTATTTCCCCGTGAACAGGGAGACCAAGGAGGAGATGGAGGAGAAGGAAATCGCCCTCCTCAAGGAGCACGGGGTGGATCTGGTGGTGCTCGCCCGGTACATGCAGATCCTCTCTCCCCGGTTCGTGGGCGAGTTCCGGAACCGCATCATCAACATACACCACAGCTTCCTCCCCGCCTTTGCAGGGGCGAAGCCGTACCACCAGGCCTATGAGCGGGGGGTGAAGATCATCGGGGCGACGAGCCACTACGTGACCGAGGATCTGGACGAGGGGCCGATCATCGAGCAGGATGTGGTGCGGGTGAGTCACAGAGATACGGTGCGGGATCTCATGCAGAAGGGGAAGGATGTGGAGAAGCTGGTGCTCTCGCGTGCGCTCAAGCTCCACATCGACCACCGGATCCTGGTGTTCAGGAACCGGACGGTGATCTTCGACTAG
- a CDS encoding carbonic anhydrase: protein MSQWICLLTCMDGRIQRPVLEFLLQRHPGAFVDTITEPGMDGLLATHRLEEIPGLLRKLEISLETHGARTIYVAGHTDCAGNPVDEAAHLAHFRRGIHLLTEHFPGIPVSGLWVGPTWEVASVEA, encoded by the coding sequence ATGAGCCAGTGGATATGTCTTCTCACCTGCATGGACGGCAGGATCCAGCGCCCTGTCCTGGAGTTTCTTCTCCAGAGGCACCCCGGCGCTTTCGTCGACACCATCACCGAACCCGGGATGGACGGCCTTCTCGCCACCCATCGGCTCGAAGAGATACCCGGACTCCTCCGGAAGCTGGAGATCTCGCTCGAGACCCACGGTGCCCGGACCATCTACGTGGCGGGCCACACCGACTGCGCCGGCAACCCGGTGGACGAGGCTGCCCACCTCGCCCACTTTCGTAGGGGCATCCACCTCCTCACGGAGCACTTCCCCGGCATCCCCGTCAGCGGCCTATGGGTGGGACCCACCTGGGAGGTCGCCTCCGTGGAGGCATAG
- the crcB gene encoding fluoride efflux transporter CrcB, whose amino-acid sequence MHLALIIAVAIGGAGGAVSRFLLSSLISSQGGGTFPWGTVVVNLTGSFLLAFVMGLSERLSLSPETRSLITVGFLGAFTTFSTLTYETLTLLREGDYLPALLYSGGQLVCGLVAAAAGFLTARIVWYALSGRI is encoded by the coding sequence GTGCATCTTGCCCTCATCATCGCGGTCGCAATAGGCGGGGCAGGGGGCGCGGTCTCCCGCTTCCTCCTCTCCTCCCTCATCTCCTCTCAGGGCGGCGGCACCTTCCCCTGGGGCACCGTAGTCGTGAACCTCACGGGAAGCTTCCTCCTCGCCTTCGTGATGGGCCTTTCCGAGCGGCTCTCGCTCTCTCCCGAGACCCGCTCTCTCATCACCGTGGGGTTCCTGGGCGCCTTCACCACCTTCTCCACACTCACCTACGAGACCCTCACCCTCCTGCGCGAGGGAGACTACCTCCCCGCCCTTCTCTACAGCGGTGGGCAGCTCGTGTGCGGCCTCGTCGCCGCAGCGGCAGGCTTCCTCACCGCCCGCATCGTGTGGTACGCTCTCTCCGGACGGATATGA
- a CDS encoding DUF190 domain-containing protein, translating into MVAIRLRIYTSEDEKIGHIPLYEAVAEQARTLGLAGLTVFRGIFGFGRERHIHTVKVLSLSENLPVVLELIDTKERIDALLPFLDTHLRNGIYTLEEVELYIPHSGKG; encoded by the coding sequence ATGGTGGCCATACGGCTCCGCATCTACACATCCGAAGACGAGAAGATAGGCCACATCCCCCTCTACGAGGCCGTGGCCGAACAGGCCCGCACCCTGGGGCTTGCAGGCCTCACCGTATTCCGGGGGATATTCGGCTTCGGAAGGGAGAGACACATCCACACCGTGAAGGTCCTCTCCCTCTCGGAGAACCTGCCGGTGGTCCTCGAGCTCATCGACACCAAGGAACGCATCGACGCGCTCCTCCCTTTCCTCGACACACATCTCAGAAACGGGATCTACACCCTGGAGGAGGTGGAGCTCTACATACCACACTCTGGGAAGGGCTGA